The Streptococcus pantholopis genome has a segment encoding these proteins:
- a CDS encoding beta-class carbonic anhydrase, translating to MSYFDNFLKTNQAYADLHGTAHLPMKPKTKVAIVTCMDARLHVAQALGLALGDAHILRNAGGRVTEDVIRSLVISQQQLGTEEIVVLHHTDCGAQTFTNTAFAQQLQRDLGVDAGDWDFLPFSDVADSVREDMTLLRQSPLIPADITISGAIYDVDTGRMTEVKV from the coding sequence GTGTCTTATTTTGACAACTTTTTAAAAACTAACCAAGCTTATGCTGACCTGCATGGGACAGCCCACTTACCGATGAAACCAAAAACCAAGGTTGCGATTGTCACCTGTATGGATGCCCGTCTTCACGTTGCCCAGGCCTTGGGACTAGCACTGGGAGATGCTCATATTTTACGGAATGCCGGCGGACGGGTGACCGAAGATGTGATTCGCTCCTTGGTTATTTCTCAGCAGCAACTGGGGACAGAAGAGATTGTGGTGCTGCATCATACTGACTGCGGTGCACAAACTTTTACCAATACTGCTTTTGCCCAGCAGCTGCAGCGGGATTTGGGAGTAGATGCTGGTGATTGGGACTTTTTGCCTTTTAGCGATGTCGCTGACAGTGTGCGGGAAGATATGACCCTGCTGCGTCAGTCGCCCTTGATTCCGGCTGATATTACTATTTCCGGAGCGATTTATGATGTAGATACCGGCCGTATGACAGAGGTTAAGGTTTGA
- the gltX gene encoding glutamate--tRNA ligase, giving the protein MAQKIRVRYAPSPTGLLHIGNARTALFNYLYARHYGGDFIIRIEDTDRKRHVEDGERSQLENLRWLGIDWDESPAEPGAYGPYRQSERLEIYQGYIKELLAKGLAYESYVTEEELAAERERQEAAGETPRYVNEYLGMSDEEKAAYIAERKAAGILPTVRLAVNETGVYKWNDMVKGEIEFTGANIGGDWVIQKKDGYPTYNFAVVVDDHLMEISHVIRGDDHIANTPKQLMVYEALGWQAPNFGHMTLIINAETGKKLSKRDTNTLQFIEDYRKKGYLPEAIFNFIALLGWNPGGENEIFSRQELIDLFDEKRLSKSPAAFDQKKLDWLSNEYLKNADFDRVFGLCRPFLESAGRLTDKAEKLVALYQPQLKSADEILPLTDLFFTDFPELTDTEREFMSGETVPTVLKAFKSKLEAMSDEDFTTENIFPQIKAVQKETGIKGKNLFMPIRIAVSGEMHGPELPDTIFLLGRDKAINHIEKMLETLS; this is encoded by the coding sequence ATGGCTCAGAAAATAAGGGTGCGCTACGCACCAAGCCCTACCGGATTACTGCATATCGGCAATGCGCGGACAGCGCTCTTTAACTACCTTTATGCCCGTCATTACGGCGGAGACTTCATTATCAGAATTGAAGATACTGACCGTAAACGTCATGTGGAAGACGGAGAACGCTCACAGCTGGAGAATCTTCGCTGGCTGGGAATCGACTGGGACGAAAGTCCGGCAGAACCAGGTGCTTACGGCCCCTACCGGCAGTCAGAACGTCTGGAGATTTACCAAGGCTACATTAAGGAGCTGCTGGCAAAGGGCTTAGCTTACGAATCATATGTCACTGAAGAAGAGCTGGCTGCAGAGCGCGAACGTCAGGAAGCAGCCGGCGAAACACCGCGCTATGTTAATGAATATCTGGGTATGTCTGATGAAGAAAAGGCTGCCTATATCGCAGAGCGCAAAGCTGCCGGTATTCTGCCGACTGTTCGCTTAGCTGTCAATGAGACTGGTGTTTATAAGTGGAATGACATGGTCAAGGGAGAAATTGAGTTTACAGGAGCCAACATCGGCGGAGACTGGGTCATTCAAAAGAAAGACGGGTACCCAACTTACAATTTTGCAGTTGTTGTTGATGATCATCTTATGGAGATTTCGCATGTCATCCGCGGGGACGATCATATCGCTAATACTCCTAAACAACTGATGGTTTATGAAGCCTTGGGCTGGCAGGCGCCGAATTTTGGGCATATGACTTTGATTATTAATGCTGAAACCGGCAAGAAGCTCTCTAAACGTGATACCAACACCCTGCAGTTTATCGAAGATTACCGTAAAAAAGGGTATTTACCGGAAGCGATCTTTAATTTTATCGCTCTGTTGGGCTGGAATCCGGGTGGTGAAAATGAAATTTTCTCCCGTCAGGAATTGATTGACCTTTTTGATGAAAAGCGTCTCAGTAAATCTCCAGCTGCTTTTGACCAAAAAAAGTTGGATTGGCTGAGCAATGAATACCTCAAAAATGCGGACTTTGATAGAGTATTTGGCCTGTGCAGACCTTTTCTTGAATCAGCCGGCCGCCTGACAGACAAGGCCGAAAAATTAGTGGCTCTTTATCAGCCGCAGCTGAAGTCAGCTGATGAAATCCTGCCTTTAACAGACTTATTTTTCACCGATTTTCCGGAGTTAACTGACACAGAACGTGAATTTATGTCCGGAGAAACAGTACCGACAGTCCTGAAAGCCTTCAAGTCGAAATTGGAGGCCATGAGTGATGAGGACTTTACTACAGAAAATATCTTTCCGCAAATTAAAGCGGTTCAAAAAGAAACGGGCATCAAAGGGAAAAATCTTTTTATGCCGATTCGTATTGCTGTTTCAGGAGAAATGCACGGACCGGAACTGCCGGATACCATTTTCCTGCTGGGCCGGGACAAGGCTATCAATCATATTGAGAAAATGCTGGAAACCTTATCGTAA
- the argH gene encoding argininosuccinate lyase — MTKKEKLWGGRFEASLEDWVEAFGASISFDQKMAKYDIQGSLAHVTMLGETGIIAAEEAAAIKAGLEKLLKQYEDGQLVFTVDNEDIHMNIEALLTAEIGSVAGKLHTARSRNDQVATDMHLYLKAKLKEVLEKLDHLRQVLLDLAQEHTYTIMPGYTHLQHAQPVSFGHHLLAYYNMFTRDSERFDFNFEHTDLSPLGAAALAGTTFPIDRERTADLLGLAKPYSNSLDAVSDRDFILEFLANASILMMHMSRLCEELISWCSHEFHFISLSDTFSTGSSIMPQKKNPDMAELIRGKSGRVYGNLLSLLTVMKSLPLAYNKDLQEDKEGMFDTAETVTVALDILAGMLDTMTVHKEEMSQATEKDFSNATELADYLASKGLPFREAHALVGRLVLECTKGGYYLQDVPLERYQELSDLIEEDIYQALRSRTAVERRQSLGGTGFEQVKEQIKQAKDDLKS; from the coding sequence ATGACAAAAAAAGAAAAACTTTGGGGCGGCCGTTTTGAAGCCAGCCTTGAGGACTGGGTGGAGGCATTTGGAGCGTCAATCAGTTTTGACCAAAAAATGGCTAAATACGATATTCAGGGATCGCTCGCTCACGTCACTATGCTGGGTGAGACGGGAATTATTGCAGCAGAAGAAGCTGCTGCTATCAAAGCCGGCCTTGAAAAACTACTTAAGCAGTATGAAGACGGACAGTTAGTCTTTACTGTGGACAATGAGGATATTCACATGAATATCGAGGCCCTCCTGACAGCTGAGATCGGTTCAGTGGCCGGTAAGCTTCACACGGCGCGCTCACGGAATGATCAGGTCGCAACAGATATGCATCTGTATCTGAAAGCGAAATTAAAAGAAGTGCTGGAAAAATTGGACCATCTGCGCCAAGTACTGCTTGATCTTGCCCAAGAGCATACTTATACCATTATGCCGGGCTATACTCACTTGCAGCATGCTCAGCCTGTTTCTTTCGGGCACCATCTGCTGGCCTACTATAATATGTTTACAAGGGACAGTGAGCGTTTTGATTTCAATTTTGAACATACGGACCTTTCTCCCTTAGGAGCGGCTGCTCTTGCTGGGACAACCTTCCCTATTGACCGTGAGCGGACAGCAGATTTGCTCGGTTTAGCTAAGCCTTACAGCAACTCGCTTGATGCAGTATCGGACCGCGATTTTATTCTAGAATTTCTGGCTAATGCCAGTATTTTGATGATGCATATGAGCCGTTTGTGTGAAGAGCTGATCAGCTGGTGTTCTCATGAATTCCATTTTATCAGTTTGTCTGACACTTTTTCAACCGGCTCGTCCATCATGCCGCAGAAAAAAAATCCCGATATGGCGGAATTGATTCGCGGAAAATCGGGCCGGGTTTATGGCAATCTGCTCAGCCTGCTGACCGTTATGAAATCTCTTCCTCTGGCTTACAATAAAGATTTACAGGAAGATAAAGAGGGGATGTTTGATACAGCAGAAACCGTAACAGTTGCTCTGGATATTTTAGCTGGCATGCTTGATACAATGACTGTCCACAAGGAAGAAATGTCTCAGGCAACGGAAAAAGATTTTTCCAATGCAACTGAGCTTGCCGACTATCTGGCCAGCAAAGGTTTGCCTTTTCGTGAGGCCCACGCTCTTGTCGGCAGGCTGGTTTTAGAGTGTACGAAAGGCGGATATTACCTGCAGGATGTTCCTTTGGAACGCTATCAGGAATTATCTGACTTAATTGAAGAGGATATTTACCAAGCTCTCCGCTCCCGCACAGCAGTTGAGAGGAGGCAGTCGCTTGGGGGGACAGGCTTTGAGCAGGTTAAAGAGCAGATAAAGCAAGCCAAAGACGATTTAAAATCATAA
- the rpmH gene encoding 50S ribosomal protein L34 → MKRTYQPSKIRRQRKHGFRHRMATKNGRHVLASRRRKGRKVLSA, encoded by the coding sequence GTGAAACGGACTTATCAACCAAGTAAAATTCGCCGTCAGCGTAAGCACGGTTTCCGTCACAGGATGGCAACTAAAAACGGCCGCCATGTATTGGCCAGCCGCCGTCGCAAAGGACGCAAAGTTTTATCAGCTTAA
- a CDS encoding argininosuccinate synthase: MSKEKVILAYSGGLDTSVAITWLKKDYDVIAVCMDVGEGKDLDFIHDKALKVGAVESYVLDVKDEFAQDYVLPALWAHAYYEQKYPLVSALSRPIIAKKLVEIAHKTNAGTIAHGCTGKGNDQVRFEVAIAALDPNLKVIAPVREWKWSREEEIEYAKAHGVPVPADLDNPYSVDQNLWGRANECGILENPWNEAPEDAFGITSAVEDAPDKADYIEIEFQKGTPVALNGQKMKLADLIQKLNELAGKHGIGRIDHVENRLVGIKSREIYECPGAVTLLAAHKEIEDLTLVREVAHFKPILENELANLIYNALWFSPATDAILAYIKESQKNVNGTAKVKLYKGSAKVVARKSPNSLYDENLATYTSADTFDQDSAVGFIKLWGLPTKVNAQVQEQAQNNTPEND; this comes from the coding sequence ATGTCTAAAGAAAAAGTCATTTTAGCCTATTCCGGCGGTCTAGATACATCAGTTGCCATCACTTGGCTTAAAAAAGACTATGATGTGATTGCTGTTTGCATGGATGTCGGTGAAGGCAAAGATCTTGATTTTATTCATGATAAAGCCCTGAAAGTCGGAGCTGTTGAATCTTATGTCCTCGATGTTAAGGATGAATTTGCCCAAGACTATGTTCTTCCTGCTCTTTGGGCTCACGCCTATTATGAGCAGAAATACCCCTTGGTTTCAGCGCTCAGCCGTCCGATTATTGCTAAGAAGCTGGTAGAAATTGCCCATAAAACAAATGCTGGGACGATTGCTCACGGCTGTACCGGCAAGGGAAATGATCAGGTTCGGTTTGAGGTCGCTATCGCTGCGCTTGATCCGAATCTCAAAGTTATCGCACCGGTTCGTGAGTGGAAGTGGTCGCGTGAGGAAGAAATTGAATATGCTAAAGCCCACGGGGTTCCGGTTCCGGCGGATTTGGACAATCCTTATTCGGTTGACCAGAATTTATGGGGACGTGCCAATGAATGTGGTATTCTTGAAAATCCATGGAACGAGGCGCCGGAAGATGCCTTTGGTATTACAAGCGCTGTAGAAGATGCTCCGGACAAGGCGGATTATATTGAAATCGAGTTTCAAAAAGGGACCCCTGTTGCTCTTAACGGGCAGAAAATGAAGCTGGCTGATTTAATTCAAAAATTAAATGAGCTCGCCGGAAAACACGGAATAGGACGGATTGACCATGTTGAGAACCGTCTGGTTGGTATTAAATCAAGAGAGATTTATGAATGCCCAGGTGCAGTAACACTGTTAGCCGCTCATAAAGAGATTGAAGATTTGACTTTGGTTCGGGAAGTCGCTCATTTTAAGCCTATTCTTGAGAATGAGCTGGCTAATCTGATTTACAATGCGCTCTGGTTCAGCCCAGCCACCGATGCGATTTTGGCCTATATTAAAGAGAGCCAAAAAAACGTTAACGGTACAGCTAAAGTTAAACTTTATAAAGGCAGCGCAAAAGTGGTTGCCCGCAAGTCTCCTAACTCCCTTTATGATGAGAACCTGGCTACTTATACTAGCGCTGATACCTTTGACCAAGACAGTGCTGTCGGGTTCATCAAACTTTGGGGGCTGCCGACAAAAGTCAACGCTCAAGTACAGGAGCAGGCTCAAAACAATACACCTGAGAATGACTAA
- a CDS encoding Lrp/AsnC family transcriptional regulator has translation MDNIDKEILSLLKTNGRLTNKEIGQLVHLTGQAVGNRISKLQENGTIIHFTTAISYSFQQYIMVYMDSNQFSRFEHFATAYEEIDEFYKVSGHACYLIKAHFNEADLKAFLERLTYWGRYNVENILQQIK, from the coding sequence ATGGATAATATTGATAAAGAGATTCTCAGTCTGTTAAAAACAAACGGACGTTTAACAAACAAAGAAATCGGACAGCTCGTCCATCTAACCGGTCAGGCAGTCGGCAATCGTATCAGTAAACTTCAGGAAAATGGGACGATCATACATTTTACGACCGCTATTTCTTATTCCTTCCAGCAATATATTATGGTTTATATGGACAGCAATCAGTTCAGCCGATTCGAACATTTTGCTACAGCTTATGAAGAAATTGATGAATTCTATAAAGTTTCCGGACACGCCTGCTATTTAATAAAAGCCCACTTTAATGAAGCTGACTTAAAAGCTTTTTTAGAACGATTGACATATTGGGGGCGTTATAATGTCGAAAATATCCTGCAGCAGATAAAATAA
- a CDS encoding cysteine hydrolase family protein, translating into MTKQALLIIDVQKDYFHLGKCELVGPEEALIQINRLEILFLKRNLPILYIQHIKKNEDADFFAENSEGAELHPSLNLQKEALVITKHFPNSFLETGLDDKLQALEVGQLVIAGMMTHMCVDSTVRAAKEKGYQPIVISDATATKALCYKGQKIEASDVQMSFLAALQTFAVIDTAADFIRRSEAENSGAL; encoded by the coding sequence ATGACAAAGCAGGCGTTATTAATTATTGATGTTCAAAAGGATTATTTTCATCTTGGGAAATGTGAATTGGTTGGACCTGAAGAGGCTTTGATTCAGATCAATAGGCTAGAGATCTTATTTTTAAAAAGAAATTTGCCAATTCTCTATATTCAGCATATTAAAAAGAATGAAGATGCTGATTTTTTTGCTGAAAACAGTGAAGGTGCTGAACTGCATCCGAGTTTAAATCTGCAAAAAGAGGCTCTTGTTATTACCAAGCATTTCCCAAATAGCTTTCTGGAGACTGGATTAGATGACAAATTACAAGCTTTGGAAGTCGGTCAGCTGGTTATAGCTGGCATGATGACCCATATGTGTGTTGATTCAACGGTTAGAGCAGCTAAAGAAAAGGGTTACCAGCCTATAGTAATCAGTGATGCGACAGCAACTAAAGCCCTCTGCTATAAAGGTCAAAAAATAGAAGCATCTGATGTTCAGATGAGTTTTCTGGCTGCTTTACAAACTTTTGCAGTCATAGACACTGCAGCAGATTTTATCAGACGCAGTGAAGCGGAAAACAGCGGAGCGCTTTAG
- a CDS encoding TIGR00266 family protein, giving the protein MADNRMKFTIDSNMQFPLVEIALEAGETAYIQRGSMVYHTPSVTLNTRLNARGSGLGKLVGAIGRSMTSGESAFITQAVSNADDGKLALAPSVPGQVIALELGSRQYRLNDGAFLALDGSAQYKMERQSVGRAFFGGQGGLFVMTTEGEGTLLANAFGSIKKIELQGEELTIDNAHVVAWSRELQYDIHLENGFLQSIGTGEGIVNTFRGTGEIYVQSLNIETFANVIGSHIITGGGDGGGKSSLLDSFL; this is encoded by the coding sequence ATGGCAGATAATCGGATGAAATTTACTATTGACAGCAACATGCAGTTTCCCTTGGTTGAAATTGCTTTGGAAGCGGGAGAGACAGCTTATATTCAGCGCGGCAGCATGGTTTACCATACGCCCAGCGTCACTCTCAATACAAGGCTCAATGCCCGTGGTTCTGGGCTGGGAAAACTGGTGGGAGCAATTGGCCGTTCAATGACTTCCGGGGAGTCTGCTTTTATTACCCAAGCAGTCTCAAATGCTGATGATGGCAAACTGGCTTTAGCCCCGTCTGTTCCCGGCCAGGTTATTGCGCTTGAACTGGGAAGCAGGCAGTATCGCCTGAATGATGGCGCCTTCTTAGCTTTGGATGGTTCTGCTCAGTACAAGATGGAACGACAGTCAGTCGGACGTGCCTTTTTCGGAGGACAGGGCGGTCTTTTTGTCATGACAACTGAAGGAGAAGGGACGCTTTTAGCTAATGCCTTTGGCTCGATTAAAAAAATAGAACTTCAAGGAGAAGAGCTTACTATTGACAATGCTCATGTTGTAGCCTGGAGCCGTGAATTGCAGTATGATATTCACTTAGAAAACGGTTTTCTGCAGTCTATCGGAACCGGTGAAGGGATTGTCAACACCTTCCGCGGGACAGGTGAAATTTATGTACAAAGTTTAAATATCGAAACCTTTGCTAACGTTATCGGCAGTCATATTATTACCGGCGGCGGTGATGGCGGAGGGAAATCATCGCTTTTGGACAGCTTCTTGTAA
- a CDS encoding YidC/Oxa1 family membrane protein insertase translates to MRKVQIVRRKIKLSGLAVSGLLFLSACSRSEVSASSGNGWDQLVYFFAQAIRWLSFDGSIGLGIVLFTIIIRALMMPLYNMQIKSGQKMQDLQPELKALQAQYSGRDSGSRMKLAEESQALYKKYGVNPYASFIPLAIQMPVMIALYQALTRVAFLRTGRFLWLELSQPDPYFILAVLAAVFTFLSSWLTNKAAKEANFAMTVMTYLLPALIFFMGFRLASGIVLYWTVSNAFQVVQILLLNNPFKIIAARQQAEREAKERQAKMRRARKKARKQRK, encoded by the coding sequence ATCAGGAAGGTTCAGATAGTGAGAAGAAAAATTAAGTTATCAGGGTTAGCTGTCAGCGGTCTTTTATTTTTGTCTGCCTGCAGCCGCAGTGAGGTCAGTGCTTCATCCGGCAATGGATGGGATCAGCTTGTTTATTTTTTTGCCCAAGCCATCAGATGGCTGTCCTTCGACGGTTCCATCGGGCTGGGGATTGTTCTCTTTACCATTATTATCCGTGCCCTGATGATGCCTTTATATAATATGCAAATCAAGTCCGGACAAAAAATGCAGGATCTTCAGCCCGAGTTAAAAGCATTGCAGGCCCAGTATTCTGGGAGAGACAGCGGGAGCCGGATGAAATTAGCCGAGGAAAGTCAGGCTCTCTATAAAAAATATGGTGTTAATCCTTATGCCAGCTTTATTCCGCTGGCCATTCAAATGCCGGTTATGATTGCCCTCTATCAGGCACTGACACGTGTTGCTTTTTTGCGTACCGGGCGATTTTTATGGTTGGAGCTGTCACAGCCCGATCCCTATTTTATCCTTGCGGTTCTGGCTGCCGTCTTTACTTTCCTTTCTTCTTGGCTGACAAATAAGGCGGCTAAGGAGGCAAATTTTGCAATGACAGTTATGACCTATTTGCTGCCGGCCTTAATTTTCTTTATGGGCTTCCGCTTAGCCAGCGGGATTGTCCTTTATTGGACAGTCTCCAATGCCTTTCAGGTTGTCCAGATTCTCCTGCTCAATAATCCTTTTAAGATTATTGCAGCCCGGCAGCAGGCTGAACGGGAAGCTAAAGAGCGTCAGGCCAAAATGCGCCGCGCCAGAAAAAAAGCAAGAAAGCAAAGAAAATAA
- the jag gene encoding RNA-binding cell elongation regulator Jag/EloR, with protein sequence MVIFTGSTVEEAIEKGLEELQISRLKAHIKVIAREKKGFLWFGKKPAQVDIEGIAETTAHKADQRAVKGVPDAVNRQNEPVSSQLEDALEMAKVSGMIKKKEKAGQAVGDKFKETVLDTKKTPQTLLREVQKEEGVLEVNPAEGAPVSSSLSEAAERDSDFAAFVAAEFDVEAQSGDIEQAVAGVSDYVKKIIYEMDIDATIETSHTSRQINLQIETPEAGRVIGYHGKVLKSLQLLAQNFLYDRFSKNFIVSLNVHDYIEHRTETLIDFTQKVARRVLDSGRSYTMDPMSNSERKIVHKTITKIEGVESYSEGNDPNRYVVVAYKR encoded by the coding sequence ATGGTGATTTTCACAGGTTCAACTGTTGAAGAGGCTATCGAAAAAGGATTGGAAGAGTTGCAAATCTCGCGTTTGAAAGCACATATCAAGGTTATTGCACGTGAGAAAAAAGGATTTCTGTGGTTTGGAAAGAAACCGGCACAGGTTGATATTGAAGGGATTGCTGAAACGACAGCGCATAAGGCTGACCAAAGAGCGGTCAAAGGGGTGCCTGATGCTGTTAATCGGCAAAATGAACCTGTCTCTTCGCAGCTTGAGGATGCACTCGAAATGGCCAAAGTCAGCGGCATGATAAAGAAAAAAGAAAAAGCCGGTCAAGCTGTTGGGGACAAATTCAAGGAAACAGTCTTGGATACTAAAAAAACACCGCAGACACTTTTAAGAGAAGTTCAAAAGGAAGAAGGTGTTTTGGAAGTTAATCCGGCAGAGGGTGCTCCGGTCAGCAGCTCATTATCTGAAGCAGCAGAAAGGGACAGTGATTTTGCAGCCTTTGTAGCAGCAGAGTTTGATGTGGAAGCTCAAAGTGGTGATATTGAACAGGCAGTTGCTGGCGTAAGTGATTATGTCAAAAAAATTATTTATGAGATGGATATTGATGCCACTATTGAGACCAGCCATACGAGCCGTCAGATTAATCTGCAGATTGAAACACCGGAAGCCGGCCGTGTCATCGGTTATCATGGGAAAGTTTTGAAATCGCTGCAGCTTCTAGCTCAGAATTTCCTGTATGATCGCTTTTCAAAAAATTTCATTGTTTCGCTGAATGTCCATGACTATATTGAACATCGGACCGAAACGCTGATTGACTTCACACAGAAGGTTGCCAGACGGGTGCTGGATTCAGGCCGCAGTTATACCATGGACCCAATGAGTAACAGTGAGCGAAAAATCGTTCATAAAACGATTACTAAAATTGAAGGTGTCGAGAGCTATTCAGAAGGCAATGACCCCAACCGCTATGTTGTGGTTGCTTATAAGCGATAA
- the rnpA gene encoding ribonuclease P protein component — MKKTYRVKSDKDFQAIFDHGENVANRRFVVYRLAKQQQHFRAGISVGKKIGNAVIRNAVKRKIRHALMEFQSRLVSDDFVVIARKGVESLDYHEIKKNLRHVLKLAKLYQEGSDSEKKN, encoded by the coding sequence TTGAAGAAGACCTACCGTGTCAAGAGCGACAAAGATTTTCAAGCCATTTTTGACCATGGGGAAAATGTTGCTAACCGGCGGTTTGTTGTCTACCGTTTAGCAAAGCAGCAGCAGCACTTTAGAGCCGGAATTTCTGTCGGTAAAAAAATCGGCAATGCGGTTATCCGTAATGCGGTTAAGCGTAAAATCCGGCATGCGCTTATGGAGTTTCAAAGCCGTCTGGTTTCTGATGATTTTGTTGTAATTGCCAGAAAAGGAGTGGAATCTTTGGATTATCATGAGATAAAGAAAAATTTGCGGCATGTTCTTAAACTTGCTAAATTATATCAGGAAGGTTCAGATAGTGAGAAGAAAAATTAA